In a single window of the Drosophila albomicans strain 15112-1751.03 chromosome 3, ASM965048v2, whole genome shotgun sequence genome:
- the LOC117572729 gene encoding inaD-like protein isoform X4, with the protein MELLSSPATAIATTATAAVTTTTTTKQLLVQDYLNYASPPTYSRLPPDGHEFPPNFSEPLIMHPTQTQHTLLLRTGAKTELSFEHNNNTSNNNNNNNKLEAAPPLPKTGPPPTVPRKLYRQDLVINVEDARPAATTPSTAAVTATAAPSSARDYQRSSSTNAPRKPSDWRKDEKSEKSVRDKIAMFSSSNELDTIVPTPTLSSASSSSSFARKPLNMSSENLLEATQSTPALKTRAMSVENLNDAQRQYQLAKQLPQLHVADSMYSLHTLSATPTTTHSNNYSYASLPRRSHGLGSNSALAVERRISFSGEGDAANRKAAITNILEQRRRSLSKLRGLVIPERPQLLEPILDLPEIKSQVKAASGEDSTDSGLGETRPLRHTSNNLSSQPNSHNSTVSSNNNIGSYRSIFSSSQRRPLESQLSQPPAKPPRTSLATPTRPNLSTQFLGDQESDTDSVFSTTARVPTPPEKFALTRTLSSETNTSIASSNTSTLTSGSSAGSQASCSSLGSTPTVDLTRRVLKLNSSANSSELSLGNRKSILASAKCRSAKSRGQDNSQDNDNDSTDGEACVLNGRRVKSSYKQQQQQQQLQQLQQHQLLGKQLVVDKLINVAAYVELTSDTDDSSRRSDTPAKISAMFIDEERKASFKADPTQRAKMQQRVQAKPVISPLAQRTQTPKLSSVGLGAAANKSQTTAELREKFERSAAAVAAAAAAAQTPPVHKAIATVVVATKPHHERFSSLDSLASSSSGVSSTTQNVSTTQETATEFGSFSSLGSNQSLITAQDVQQIVEEADPPLKTPEAFIIVLQRDTPESSIGITLAGGSDYEAKEITIHKILSNTPAAKDGRLKKGDRILAVNGMSMRGLTHRESISVLKTPRPEVVVVVTRSESLIIKPLNKKRSSLGSLSSLNEKPTELDYERKRNYHKASRSLDLDLDIVSNEGGAATPSTPSTGTSSPQQPASLLDEANSNDAEATIATIRARRQLSRGDAAKLSTSELLERAAEARHAIAAEIRAQAEDAASGGGARCVEIVKDSCGLGFSIEGGFDSPLGNRPLIVKKVFMGGAAQKTNQVRNGDEILSINGASTARMTRVDAWNYMKQLPLGPVKISFA; encoded by the exons atggagCTGCTGAGCagcccagcaacagcaatagcaacaacagccacagcagcagtgacaacaacaaccacaacgaaaCAATTGCTGGTGCAGGATTATTTGAATTACGCCTCCCCGCCAACATATTCACGTTTGCCGCCCGATGGCCATGAGTTTCCGCCCAATTTCAGTGAGCCGCTGATCATGCATCCCACACAGACGCAACACACGCTGCTGCTCAGGACTGGAGCGAAAACAGAGCTTAGCTtcgagcacaacaacaacacgagtaataataacaacaacaacaacaaattggaGGCAGCTCCACCGCTGCCCAAGACGGGACCGCCGCCAACTGTGCCGCGTAAATTGTATCGCCAGGATTTGGTGATCAATGTGGAGGATGCGCGTCCAGCAGCAACCACACCAtccacagcagcagtaacagccacagcagcgccatctagcgCTCGTGATTATCAACGTTCCTCGAGCACGAATGCGCCACGCAAACCGAGCGATTGGCGCAAGGATGAAAAGTCCGAGAAATCGGTGCGTGACAAAATTGCCATGTTCTCGTCCAGCAACGAGCTGGACACGATTGTGCCCACACCCACACTTAGCTCCGCCAGCTCTAGCTCCAGCTTTGCACGCAAGCCGCTCAACATGAGCAGCGAGAATCTGCTGGAGGCGACACAATCAACGCCAGCGCTTAAGACGCGCGCGATGAGCGTGGAGAATCTGAATGATGCACAGCGTCAGTATCAGTTGGCCAAGCAGTTGCCACAGCTGCATGTGGCCGACTCCATGTACTCGCTGCACACGCTGTCCGCCACGCCCACAACgacacacagcaacaactacagctacGCCTCGCTGCCGCGTCGCAGTCACGGACTTGGCTCGAACTCGGCCTTGGCTGTGGAGCGTCGCATTAGCTTCTCGGGCGAGGGCGATGCGGCCAATCGCAAGGCAGCGATTACGAACATCTTGGAGCAACGGCGTCGCAGTCTGTCCAAGCTGCGTGGCCTAGTCATCCCGGAGCGTCCCCAGCTGCTGGAGCCGATCTTAGACTTGCCGGAGATCAAGAGCCAGGTGAAGGCGGCCAGCGGCGAAGACTCCACAGACAGCGGACTGGGCGAGACGCGTCCACTGCGACACACAAGCAACAACCTGAGCTCCCAACCCAACTCCCACAACTCGACTgtaagcagcaacaacaacattggcaGCTATCGCAGCATCTTCTCCAGCTCGCAACGTCGTCCGCTTGAGTCGCAGCTGTCACAGCCACCCGCAAAGCCGCCACGCACCTcgctggccacgcccacacgcCCTAATCTATCCACACAATTCCTGGGCGATCAGGAGAGCGACACGGATTCGGTGTTCTCGACCACAGCACGCGTGCCAACGCCGCCCGAGAAGTTCGCATTGACGCGCACGCTCAGTTCGGAGACAAACACCTCGATAGCCAGCTCCAACACCTCAACCCTGACGTCGGGCAGCTCAGCTGGTTCCCAGGCTAGCTGCAGTTCGTTGGGCAGCACTCCCACAGTCGACTTGACACGTCGTGTGCTTAAGTTGAATAGCAGCGCCAACAGCTCGGAGTTGTCGCTGGGCAATCGCAAGAGCATTTTGGCCTCGGCCAAGTGTCGCAGCGCCAAGAGTCGTGGTCAGGACAACAGTCAggacaatgacaacgacagcaCCGATGGTGAGGCTTGTGTGCTCAACGGGCGTCGCGTCAAGTCGAGctacaagcaacaacagcagcagcaacagttgcagcaactgcagcaacatcagctgcTGGGGAAACAACTTGTGGTGGACAAGCTCATCAATGTGGCTGCCTATGTGGAGCTCACATCCGACACAGACGACAGCAGTCGTCGCTCCGATACGCCGGCCAAGATCAGTGCCATGTTCATTGATGAGGAGCGCAAAGCCAGCTTCAAGGCGGATCCCACGCAACGTGCCAAAATGCAACAGCGTGTCCAGGCCAAGCCGGTCATCAGTCCGCTGGCCCAGCGTACTCAAACCCCTAAGCTGAGCAGTGTTGGTCTCGGTGCTGCAGCCAACAAGTCGCAGACAACCGCCGAGCTGCGGGAGAAATTCGAACGCAGTGCTGccgctgtggcagctgcagctgctgccgcacAAACGCCGCCGGTGCACAAGGCAATTGCCACCGTGGTGGTGGCCACAAAGCCGCATCACGAACGCTTCAGTTCGCTGGATTCGCTGGCTTCCAGTTCGTCGGGTGTTAGCTCAACCACACAGAATGTGAGCACCACCCAGGAGACGGCCACGGAATTCGGCAGCTTCTCGTCGCTGGGCAGCAATCAGAGCTTGATCACCGCTCAGGATGTGCAGCAGATTGTCGAGGAGGCCGATCCCCCATTGAAGACCCCGGAGGCGTTCATCATTGTCCTGCAGCGGGATACGCCCGAGAGCAGCATTGGCATCACGCTCGCCGGTGGCTCCGACTACGAGGCTAAAGAGATTACC ATCCACAAGATACTGAGCAACACGCCGGCTGCCAAGGATGGTCGCCTGAAGAAGGGCGATCGCATCTTGGCCGTCAACGGCATGAGCATGCGGGGCTTGACCCATCGCGAGTCCATCAGCGTGCTCAAG ACACCACGTCCTGAGGTCGTTGTGGTCGTGACACGCTCCGAATCACTGATCATCAAACCATTGAACAAGAAACGCTCCTCGCTCGGCTCACTCAGCTCGCTGAATGAGAAGCCCACGGAATTGGATTACGAACGCAAGCGCAACTATCACAAGGCATCGCGCTCCCTCGATCTGGACTTGGATATTGTGTCCAACGAAGGCGGCGCTGCCACGCCCAGCACCCCAAGCACAGGCACCAGCAGTCCACAGCAGCCAGCCAGTCTGCTAGACGAAGCGAACAGCAATGATGCGGAAGCCACCATTGCCACCATTCGGGCCAGACGTCAACTCTCCCGTGGCGATGCCGCCAAGCTGAGCACCAGCGAACTTCTGGAGCGAGCTGCCGAGGCACGTCATGCCATTGCCGCCGAGATTCGTGCTCAGG CTGAGGATGCTGCGTCTGGCGGCGGTGCGAGGTGTGTGGAAATCGTCAAGGACAGCTGTGGACTGGGCTTCTCCATCGAGGGAGGCTTCGACTCGCCATTGGGCAATCGCCCGCTGATTGTCAAGAAGGTTTTCATGG GCGGCGCTGCCCAGAAGACCAATCAGGTGCGAAATGGCGATGAGATCCTTAGCATTAATGGTGCATCCACGGCGCGCATGACACGCGTCGATGCCTGGAACTACATGAAGCAATTGCCGCTGGGTCCGGTCAAGATTTCATTTGCCTGA
- the LOC117570792 gene encoding putative mediator of RNA polymerase II transcription subunit 26, translating into MNTRRSTGSINTNNNYTNHNNNNSEKRNNRNKSLSRSLVAATAITTNAITPELHAINAKICRLVEQHPCMYDRSHPSYMRKSHVERAWDDIASQMNDDIDSCKERFRNIRTSFARSINVQRRANRVKPYYLSEELEFLKKHITPGVPVPIKGRRSRDSVRRGDEGDDDEAEELVQEPGALLHIKHSMSSGEEDNSSDSSEWASQEHAQSVASEAKQPSDDEQQKLIANAAIPPKKRRRTVVEGAPATEPTNNNGDVAVETKPTIDFDDAFLQGLRPEMNHMNFHQKLYFKRRVYELLGSIFEENEPPNNNINQVHSNGHPTATPSPNALQHLGLLPRAGLLQLPKLAPKPTKDL; encoded by the exons atgaATACTCGACGCAGCACAGGCAGcatcaacaccaacaacaactacactaatcacaacaacaacaacagcgagaagcgcaacaacagaaacaagtCGCTGAGCAGAAGCCttgtagcagcaacagcgattACCACAAATGCGATAACACCCGAGTTGCATGCGATCAATGCCAAAATCTGTCGCCTGGTGGAGCAACATCCTTGCATGTACGATCGCTCGCATCCTTCGTACATGCGCAAATCACATGTGGAACGCGCATGGGACGACATTGCTAGCCAGATGAATGATGACA TTGATAGTTGCAAGGAACGCTTTCGGAATATACGCACAAGTTTTGCCCGTTCCATCAACGTGCAGCGGCGAGCGAATCGCGTCAAACCCTACTATCTGAGCGAGGAGCTGGAGTTTCTCAAGAAGCACATTACACCCGGCGTCCCGGTGCCCATCAAAGGCAGACGCTCACGCGACAGCGTTCGTCGCGGCGATGAGGGCGACGATGATGAGGCAGAGGAGCTGGTCCAAGAGCCGGGCGCCTTGTTGCACATCAAACACTCGATGAGCAGCGGCGAAGAGGATAACAGCAGCGATAGTTCCGAGTGGGCCAGCCAGGAGCATGCGCAGAGCGTCGCCAGCGAGGCAAAGCAGCCGAGCGACGACGAACAACAGAAGTTAATAGCAAATGCCGCCATTCCGCCCAAAAAGCGTCGCCGCACAGTGGTCGAGGGGGCGCCAGCCACCGAG ccCACTAACAACAATGGAGATGTTGCTGTCGAAACGAAGCCAACGATAGACTTTGATGACGCTTTTCTGCAAGGACTTCGTCCCGAAATGAATCACATGAACTTCCATCAGAAACTGTATTTCAAGCGTCGCGTTTACGAGCTGCTGGGCTCAATTTTCGAGGAAAACGAGCCACccaataacaatattaatcAAGTTCATTCGAATGGACACCCGACAGCAACACCTTCGCCGAATGCACTGCAGCACCTTGGCTTGTTACCACGCGCTGGCTTGTTGCAGCTGCCCAAATTGGCTCCCAAACCCACCAAAGATCTCTAA
- the LOC117572729 gene encoding serine-rich adhesin for platelets isoform X3 yields the protein MYRLQRRTALIAKQDLGTLNNHSNNNSSNNHSTIITATATATGVNSKKSFLASTTSTATATTTTTTTKTLNPSTNPTLNLQQKHNNKMELLSSPATAIATTATAAVTTTTTTKQLLVQDYLNYASPPTYSRLPPDGHEFPPNFSEPLIMHPTQTQHTLLLRTGAKTELSFEHNNNTSNNNNNNNKLEAAPPLPKTGPPPTVPRKLYRQDLVINVEDARPAATTPSTAAVTATAAPSSARDYQRSSSTNAPRKPSDWRKDEKSEKSVRDKIAMFSSSNELDTIVPTPTLSSASSSSSFARKPLNMSSENLLEATQSTPALKTRAMSVENLNDAQRQYQLAKQLPQLHVADSMYSLHTLSATPTTTHSNNYSYASLPRRSHGLGSNSALAVERRISFSGEGDAANRKAAITNILEQRRRSLSKLRGLVIPERPQLLEPILDLPEIKSQVKAASGEDSTDSGLGETRPLRHTSNNLSSQPNSHNSTVSSNNNIGSYRSIFSSSQRRPLESQLSQPPAKPPRTSLATPTRPNLSTQFLGDQESDTDSVFSTTARVPTPPEKFALTRTLSSETNTSIASSNTSTLTSGSSAGSQASCSSLGSTPTVDLTRRVLKLNSSANSSELSLGNRKSILASAKCRSAKSRGQDNSQDNDNDSTDGEACVLNGRRVKSSYKQQQQQQQLQQLQQHQLLGKQLVVDKLINVAAYVELTSDTDDSSRRSDTPAKISAMFIDEERKASFKADPTQRAKMQQRVQAKPVISPLAQRTQTPKLSSVGLGAAANKSQTTAELREKFERSAAAVAAAAAAAQTPPVHKAIATVVVATKPHHERFSSLDSLASSSSGVSSTTQNVSTTQETATEFGSFSSLGSNQSLITAQDVQQIVEEADPPLKTPEAFIIVLQRDTPESSIGITLAGGSDYEAKEITIHKILSNTPAAKDGRLKKGDRILAVNGMSMRGLTHRESISVLKTPRPEVVVVVTRSESLIIKPLNKKRSSLGSLSSLNEKPTELDYERKRNYHKASRSLDLDLDIVSNEGGAATPSTPSTGTSSPQQPASLLDEANSNDAEATIATIRARRQLSRGDAAKLSTSELLERAAEARHAIAAEIRAQAEDAASGGGARCVEIVKDSCGLGFSIEGGFDSPLGNRPLIVKKVFMGGAAQKTNQVRNGDEILSINGASTARMTRVDAWNYMKQLPLGPVKISFA from the exons ATCTTGGTACCCtaaacaaccacagcaacaacaacagcagcaacaatcacaGCACAATcatcacagcaacagccacagcaactggAGTCAATAGCAAGAAGAGCTTTTTGGCCAGCACAACGAgcacagcgacagcaacaacgacaacaacgacgacaaaaaCTTTGAATCCGAGCACAAATCCAACTTTAAATTTGCAGCagaagcacaacaacaaaatggagCTGCTGAGCagcccagcaacagcaatagcaacaacagccacagcagcagtgacaacaacaaccacaacgaaaCAATTGCTGGTGCAGGATTATTTGAATTACGCCTCCCCGCCAACATATTCACGTTTGCCGCCCGATGGCCATGAGTTTCCGCCCAATTTCAGTGAGCCGCTGATCATGCATCCCACACAGACGCAACACACGCTGCTGCTCAGGACTGGAGCGAAAACAGAGCTTAGCTtcgagcacaacaacaacacgagtaataataacaacaacaacaacaaattggaGGCAGCTCCACCGCTGCCCAAGACGGGACCGCCGCCAACTGTGCCGCGTAAATTGTATCGCCAGGATTTGGTGATCAATGTGGAGGATGCGCGTCCAGCAGCAACCACACCAtccacagcagcagtaacagccacagcagcgccatctagcgCTCGTGATTATCAACGTTCCTCGAGCACGAATGCGCCACGCAAACCGAGCGATTGGCGCAAGGATGAAAAGTCCGAGAAATCGGTGCGTGACAAAATTGCCATGTTCTCGTCCAGCAACGAGCTGGACACGATTGTGCCCACACCCACACTTAGCTCCGCCAGCTCTAGCTCCAGCTTTGCACGCAAGCCGCTCAACATGAGCAGCGAGAATCTGCTGGAGGCGACACAATCAACGCCAGCGCTTAAGACGCGCGCGATGAGCGTGGAGAATCTGAATGATGCACAGCGTCAGTATCAGTTGGCCAAGCAGTTGCCACAGCTGCATGTGGCCGACTCCATGTACTCGCTGCACACGCTGTCCGCCACGCCCACAACgacacacagcaacaactacagctacGCCTCGCTGCCGCGTCGCAGTCACGGACTTGGCTCGAACTCGGCCTTGGCTGTGGAGCGTCGCATTAGCTTCTCGGGCGAGGGCGATGCGGCCAATCGCAAGGCAGCGATTACGAACATCTTGGAGCAACGGCGTCGCAGTCTGTCCAAGCTGCGTGGCCTAGTCATCCCGGAGCGTCCCCAGCTGCTGGAGCCGATCTTAGACTTGCCGGAGATCAAGAGCCAGGTGAAGGCGGCCAGCGGCGAAGACTCCACAGACAGCGGACTGGGCGAGACGCGTCCACTGCGACACACAAGCAACAACCTGAGCTCCCAACCCAACTCCCACAACTCGACTgtaagcagcaacaacaacattggcaGCTATCGCAGCATCTTCTCCAGCTCGCAACGTCGTCCGCTTGAGTCGCAGCTGTCACAGCCACCCGCAAAGCCGCCACGCACCTcgctggccacgcccacacgcCCTAATCTATCCACACAATTCCTGGGCGATCAGGAGAGCGACACGGATTCGGTGTTCTCGACCACAGCACGCGTGCCAACGCCGCCCGAGAAGTTCGCATTGACGCGCACGCTCAGTTCGGAGACAAACACCTCGATAGCCAGCTCCAACACCTCAACCCTGACGTCGGGCAGCTCAGCTGGTTCCCAGGCTAGCTGCAGTTCGTTGGGCAGCACTCCCACAGTCGACTTGACACGTCGTGTGCTTAAGTTGAATAGCAGCGCCAACAGCTCGGAGTTGTCGCTGGGCAATCGCAAGAGCATTTTGGCCTCGGCCAAGTGTCGCAGCGCCAAGAGTCGTGGTCAGGACAACAGTCAggacaatgacaacgacagcaCCGATGGTGAGGCTTGTGTGCTCAACGGGCGTCGCGTCAAGTCGAGctacaagcaacaacagcagcagcaacagttgcagcaactgcagcaacatcagctgcTGGGGAAACAACTTGTGGTGGACAAGCTCATCAATGTGGCTGCCTATGTGGAGCTCACATCCGACACAGACGACAGCAGTCGTCGCTCCGATACGCCGGCCAAGATCAGTGCCATGTTCATTGATGAGGAGCGCAAAGCCAGCTTCAAGGCGGATCCCACGCAACGTGCCAAAATGCAACAGCGTGTCCAGGCCAAGCCGGTCATCAGTCCGCTGGCCCAGCGTACTCAAACCCCTAAGCTGAGCAGTGTTGGTCTCGGTGCTGCAGCCAACAAGTCGCAGACAACCGCCGAGCTGCGGGAGAAATTCGAACGCAGTGCTGccgctgtggcagctgcagctgctgccgcacAAACGCCGCCGGTGCACAAGGCAATTGCCACCGTGGTGGTGGCCACAAAGCCGCATCACGAACGCTTCAGTTCGCTGGATTCGCTGGCTTCCAGTTCGTCGGGTGTTAGCTCAACCACACAGAATGTGAGCACCACCCAGGAGACGGCCACGGAATTCGGCAGCTTCTCGTCGCTGGGCAGCAATCAGAGCTTGATCACCGCTCAGGATGTGCAGCAGATTGTCGAGGAGGCCGATCCCCCATTGAAGACCCCGGAGGCGTTCATCATTGTCCTGCAGCGGGATACGCCCGAGAGCAGCATTGGCATCACGCTCGCCGGTGGCTCCGACTACGAGGCTAAAGAGATTACC ATCCACAAGATACTGAGCAACACGCCGGCTGCCAAGGATGGTCGCCTGAAGAAGGGCGATCGCATCTTGGCCGTCAACGGCATGAGCATGCGGGGCTTGACCCATCGCGAGTCCATCAGCGTGCTCAAG ACACCACGTCCTGAGGTCGTTGTGGTCGTGACACGCTCCGAATCACTGATCATCAAACCATTGAACAAGAAACGCTCCTCGCTCGGCTCACTCAGCTCGCTGAATGAGAAGCCCACGGAATTGGATTACGAACGCAAGCGCAACTATCACAAGGCATCGCGCTCCCTCGATCTGGACTTGGATATTGTGTCCAACGAAGGCGGCGCTGCCACGCCCAGCACCCCAAGCACAGGCACCAGCAGTCCACAGCAGCCAGCCAGTCTGCTAGACGAAGCGAACAGCAATGATGCGGAAGCCACCATTGCCACCATTCGGGCCAGACGTCAACTCTCCCGTGGCGATGCCGCCAAGCTGAGCACCAGCGAACTTCTGGAGCGAGCTGCCGAGGCACGTCATGCCATTGCCGCCGAGATTCGTGCTCAGG CTGAGGATGCTGCGTCTGGCGGCGGTGCGAGGTGTGTGGAAATCGTCAAGGACAGCTGTGGACTGGGCTTCTCCATCGAGGGAGGCTTCGACTCGCCATTGGGCAATCGCCCGCTGATTGTCAAGAAGGTTTTCATGG GCGGCGCTGCCCAGAAGACCAATCAGGTGCGAAATGGCGATGAGATCCTTAGCATTAATGGTGCATCCACGGCGCGCATGACACGCGTCGATGCCTGGAACTACATGAAGCAATTGCCGCTGGGTCCGGTCAAGATTTCATTTGCCTGA